A stretch of Cupriavidus necator DNA encodes these proteins:
- the prmB gene encoding 50S ribosomal protein L3 N(5)-glutamine methyltransferase: MATPSPLRTVRDLLRLAVSRFTAARLSFGHGSANAYDEAAYLVLHTLNLPLDTLDPFLDARLLPEEVDTVLKVIERRVNERVPAAYITHEAFMHGLRFYVDSRVIVPRSFIGELLQDGLEPWVGETDSIGPVLELCTGSGCLPIVAAHVWPNAKIDAVDISPDALAVARRNVADYKMDDRIRLYEGDLYAPLPHGATYDVILTNPPYVNEGSMQALPPEYLAEPRIALAGGDDGMDVVRRIIAGAKAHLNPGGVLVVEIGNEHANVEAAFPELEIVWLPVSAGDEQVFLLTYDALPG, from the coding sequence ATGGCAACGCCCTCTCCCCTGCGCACCGTGCGCGACCTGCTGCGTCTCGCAGTCTCGCGCTTTACCGCCGCGCGCCTGTCCTTTGGCCACGGCAGCGCCAATGCCTATGACGAAGCCGCCTACCTGGTGCTGCATACGCTGAACCTGCCGCTCGACACGCTCGATCCCTTCCTGGACGCGCGCCTGCTGCCCGAGGAAGTCGATACCGTGCTCAAGGTCATCGAGCGCCGCGTCAATGAGCGCGTGCCGGCCGCCTACATCACGCACGAGGCCTTTATGCACGGCCTGCGCTTCTACGTCGATTCACGCGTGATCGTGCCGCGCAGCTTTATCGGCGAACTGCTGCAGGACGGGCTGGAGCCCTGGGTCGGCGAGACCGACAGCATCGGCCCGGTGCTGGAGCTGTGCACCGGTTCCGGCTGCCTGCCGATCGTGGCCGCGCACGTGTGGCCGAACGCGAAGATCGACGCCGTCGACATCTCGCCCGACGCGCTCGCCGTGGCGCGCCGCAACGTGGCCGACTACAAGATGGACGACCGCATCCGGCTGTATGAAGGCGACCTGTACGCGCCGCTGCCGCACGGCGCCACCTACGACGTGATCCTGACCAACCCGCCCTACGTCAACGAAGGCTCGATGCAGGCGCTGCCGCCGGAATACCTGGCCGAGCCGCGCATCGCCCTGGCCGGCGGCGACGACGGCATGGACGTGGTGCGCCGGATCATCGCCGGCGCCAAGGCGCACCTGAATCCGGGCGGCGTGCTGGTGGTAGAGATCGGCAACGAGCACGCCAACGTGGAAGCCGCGTTCCCTGAACTGGAAATCGTCTGGCTGCCGGTCAGTGCGGGGGATGAGCAGGTATTCCTGCTGACCTACGACGCCCTGCCGGGCTGA
- the dapE gene encoding succinyl-diaminopimelate desuccinylase, producing MTATLALTEDLIRRRSVTPADEGCQAILETRLKALGFDCEALVSGPDDFRVTNLWAVRRGTQGKDGKLLVFAGHTDVVPTGPLEQWHSDPFAPTHRDGKLYGRGAADMKTSIAGFVVAVEEFVKAHPAHAGSIAFLITSDEEGPAHDGTIKVVEALSARGERLDYCVIGEPTSVDTLGDMVKNGRRGSLSGKLTVKGIQCHIAYPHLGRNPIHEAAPALAELAAEVWDQGNEYFPPTSWQMSNIHGGTGATNVIPGHVTIDFNFRFSTASTPEGLKARVHAILDRHQLEYALDWTLGGEPFLTPRGELSDALSSAIEAETGVKTELSTTGGTSDGRFIAKICPQVIEFGPPNASIHKIDEHVEVRFIEPLKNVYRGVLERLVA from the coding sequence ATGACCGCCACCCTCGCCCTCACCGAAGACCTGATCCGCCGCCGCTCCGTCACGCCCGCCGACGAAGGCTGCCAGGCCATCCTGGAAACCCGCCTGAAGGCGCTCGGCTTCGACTGCGAAGCGCTCGTCAGCGGCCCCGACGATTTCCGCGTGACCAACCTGTGGGCGGTCAGGCGCGGCACGCAGGGCAAGGACGGCAAGCTGCTGGTCTTTGCCGGCCATACCGACGTGGTGCCGACCGGCCCGCTGGAGCAGTGGCATTCGGACCCGTTCGCGCCGACGCACCGCGACGGCAAGCTGTACGGCCGCGGCGCCGCCGACATGAAGACCTCCATCGCCGGCTTCGTGGTGGCGGTGGAAGAGTTCGTCAAGGCGCATCCTGCGCATGCCGGCTCGATCGCCTTCCTGATCACCAGCGACGAGGAAGGCCCGGCGCACGACGGCACCATCAAGGTGGTCGAGGCCCTGTCCGCACGCGGCGAGCGCCTGGACTACTGCGTGATCGGCGAGCCGACCTCGGTCGACACGCTCGGCGACATGGTCAAGAACGGCCGCCGCGGCTCGCTCTCGGGCAAGCTCACGGTCAAGGGCATTCAGTGCCATATCGCCTACCCGCACCTGGGCCGCAACCCGATCCATGAAGCCGCGCCGGCGCTGGCCGAGCTGGCCGCCGAGGTCTGGGACCAGGGCAACGAGTACTTCCCGCCGACCAGCTGGCAGATGTCGAACATCCACGGCGGCACCGGCGCCACCAACGTGATCCCGGGCCACGTCACCATCGACTTCAACTTCCGCTTCTCGACCGCCAGCACGCCCGAAGGCCTGAAGGCGCGCGTGCATGCGATCCTGGACCGCCACCAGCTCGAATACGCGCTGGACTGGACCCTGGGCGGCGAGCCCTTCCTGACCCCGCGCGGCGAGCTGTCCGACGCGCTGTCGTCGGCGATCGAGGCCGAGACCGGCGTCAAGACCGAGCTGTCGACCACCGGCGGCACCTCGGACGGGCGCTTTATCGCCAAGATCTGCCCGCAGGTGATCGAGTTCGGGCCGCCCAACGCCAGCATCCACAAGATCGACGAGCACGTTGAAGTGCGCTTCATCGAGCCGCTGAAGAACGTTTACCGCGGCGTGCTGGAACGTCTCGTCGCCTGA
- a CDS encoding ArsC family reductase, whose amino-acid sequence MTVLLYGIPNCDTVKKARTWLDANGVAYTFHDFKKQGVDEAMLRGWLKHVPLATLLNRKGTTWRTLSDADKARAEQEAGAIALMQQSPSLIKRPVLAHDGKVMVGFSADQYAGQF is encoded by the coding sequence ATGACCGTCCTGCTCTACGGCATACCCAACTGCGATACCGTCAAGAAAGCCCGCACCTGGCTGGATGCCAACGGCGTGGCCTACACCTTCCACGACTTCAAGAAGCAGGGCGTGGATGAAGCCATGCTGCGCGGCTGGCTGAAGCATGTGCCGCTGGCCACGCTGCTCAACCGCAAGGGCACCACCTGGCGCACGCTGTCGGACGCCGACAAGGCCCGCGCCGAGCAGGAAGCCGGCGCGATCGCCTTGATGCAGCAAAGCCCGTCGCTGATCAAGCGCCCGGTGCTGGCCCACGATGGCAAGGTGATGGTCGGCTTCTCCGCCGACCAGTACGCCGGCCAGTTCTGA
- a CDS encoding MFS transporter, with amino-acid sequence MTPSNTRLPASPDALPAHAPAAHAARGIALLTFAFALSQFFRSCLAVMAPELQHDFGLSPAGFGALSSSFFLAFAVTQIPVGIAFDRYGVGRPTALLLAVGAVSSILFVLAPNGAAATLAQVGLGLACAPVFMGLLHFASEQLSERDYTRVVSRSNAMGMIGALCATAPLGWAISLIGWRPSMAVSALGMVAACYGVWRFVRDQGHAEARSASWPAMLSESLQLLKLAPLWTLIPLCVAMSAGTAFRNAWSGPYLADVFGLGSAPRGVALALLSLAGFLTAFLLPVLVRRNTLKTAIAGWSCFAMSGSFLLALWPDSGIGYGVAIMALLSTIGMLHPLVMAQGRGLITPSRRGRGLGLLNTFVFLGSALTSWGYGLIANAGHVRGWPLPSTYAAIFLSAGLLIAAALVPYFFSQPHPTSH; translated from the coding sequence GTGACCCCCAGCAACACCCGCCTCCCCGCATCGCCCGACGCCCTGCCCGCCCATGCCCCGGCAGCGCACGCCGCGCGCGGTATCGCCCTGCTGACGTTCGCCTTTGCGCTCAGCCAGTTCTTCCGCTCCTGCCTGGCGGTGATGGCGCCCGAACTGCAGCATGATTTCGGGCTGTCGCCGGCGGGCTTTGGCGCACTGTCTTCGTCGTTCTTCCTGGCCTTTGCCGTGACGCAGATCCCGGTGGGCATTGCCTTCGACCGCTACGGCGTGGGCCGGCCGACCGCGCTGCTGCTGGCGGTGGGCGCGGTGTCGTCGATCCTGTTCGTGCTGGCGCCAAACGGCGCGGCGGCCACGCTGGCGCAGGTAGGGCTGGGGCTGGCATGCGCGCCGGTCTTCATGGGCCTGCTGCATTTCGCCTCCGAGCAGCTGTCCGAGCGCGACTACACCCGCGTGGTCAGCCGCTCCAATGCCATGGGCATGATCGGCGCGCTGTGTGCCACGGCGCCGCTGGGCTGGGCCATCTCGCTGATCGGATGGCGCCCGTCGATGGCGGTATCGGCGCTGGGCATGGTCGCGGCCTGCTATGGTGTGTGGCGCTTCGTGCGCGACCAGGGCCATGCCGAGGCCCGCAGCGCGTCGTGGCCGGCGATGCTGTCGGAAAGCCTGCAGCTGCTGAAGCTGGCGCCGCTGTGGACGCTGATTCCGCTGTGCGTGGCGATGTCCGCCGGCACCGCCTTCCGCAATGCCTGGAGCGGCCCCTACCTGGCCGACGTGTTCGGGCTGGGCTCGGCGCCGCGCGGAGTGGCGCTGGCGCTGCTGAGCCTGGCCGGCTTCCTGACCGCCTTCCTGCTGCCGGTGCTGGTCCGCCGCAACACGCTCAAGACCGCCATCGCCGGCTGGTCGTGCTTTGCCATGTCGGGCTCGTTCCTGCTGGCGCTATGGCCGGACAGCGGCATCGGCTACGGCGTGGCGATAATGGCGCTGCTGTCGACCATCGGCATGCTGCACCCGCTGGTGATGGCGCAGGGCCGCGGGCTGATCACGCCGTCGCGGCGCGGGCGCGGGCTGGGGCTGCTCAACACCTTTGTGTTCCTGGGATCGGCGCTGACGTCATGGGGCTACGGGCTGATCGCCAATGCCGGCCATGTGCGCGGCTGGCCGCTGCCTTCCACCTATGCGGCGATCTTCCTGTCCGCGGGCCTGCTGATTGCCGCCGCGCTGGTGCCCTACTTCTTCAGCCAGCCGCATCCCACCAGTCATTAG